One region of Corvus moneduloides isolate bCorMon1 chromosome 1, bCorMon1.pri, whole genome shotgun sequence genomic DNA includes:
- the LOC116448222 gene encoding myosin-7, with protein MPDVEMAEFGEAAPYLRKSEKERLAAQTRPFDLKKDIFVPDEKEEFVKATIVSREGSKITAETEHGKTVTVKEDQIMQQNPPKFDKIEDMAMLTFLHEPAVLYNLKDRYASWMIYTYSGLFCVTVNPYKWLPVYNAEVVAAYRGKKRSEAPPHIFSISDNAYQNMLTDRENQSILITGESGAGKTVNTKRVIQYFAVIAAIGDRGKKETGAPGKGTLEDQIIQANPALEAFGNAKTVRNDNSSRFGKFIRIHFGATGKLASADIETYLLEKSRVIFQLKAERNYHIYYQILSNKKPELLDMMLVTNNPYDYAFISQGETTVPSIDDGEELLATDSAFDVLGFTPEEKNSIYKLTGAIMHFGNMKFKQKQREEQAEPDGTEEADKSAYLMGLNSADLLKGLCHPRVKVGNEYVTKGQNVQQVIYAVGALAKAVYEKMFNWMVTRINNSLETKQPRQYFIGVLDIAGFEIFDFNSFEQLCINFTNEKLQQFFNHHMFVLEQEEYKKEGIEWEFIDFGMDLQACIDLIEKPMGIMSILEEECMFPKATDMTFKAKLFDNHLGKSANFGKPRNIKGKPEAHFALIHYAGTVDYNIIGWLQKNKDPLNETVVGLYQKSALKLLANLFANYAGADAPMEKGKGAKKKGSSFQTVSALHRENLNKLMTNLRSTHPHFVRCIIPNETKSPGVMNNPLVMHQLRCNGVLEGIRICRKGFPNRILYGDFRQRYRILNPAAIPEGQFIDSRKGAEKLLGSLDIDHNQYKFGHTKVFFKAGLLGLLEEMRDERLARIMTRLQAQVRGFLSRQEFKKILERRDSLLVIQWNIRAFMGVKNWPWMKLYFKIKPLLKSAETEKEMQNMKEEFGRLKEALEKSEARRKELEEKMVSMLQEKNDLQLQVQAEQDNLADAEERCDQLIKNKIQLEAKVKEMTERMEDEEEMNAELTAKKRKLEDECSELKKDIDDLELSLAKVEKEKHATENKVKNLTEEMAGLDEIIVKLTKEKKALQESHQQALDDLQAEEDKVNTLTKAKVKLEQQVDDLESSLEQEKKIRMDLERAKRKLEGDLKLAQESIMDLENDKQQLDERLKKKDFELNALNARIEDEQAVAAQLQKKLKELQARIEELEEELEAERTGRAKVEKLRSDLSRELEEISERLEEAGGATSVQIELNKKREAEFQKMRRDLEEATLQHEATAAALRKKHADSVAELSEQIDNLQRVKQKLEKEKSELKLELDDVGSNMEQLIKAKANLEKMCRTMEDQMNEHRTKSEEAQRMVNDLTTQRAKLQTENGELSRQLEEKEAFINQMTRGKLTYTQQLEDLKRQLEEEVKAKNALAHALQSARHDCDLLREQYEEETEAKAELQRSLSKANSEVAQWRTKYETDAIQRTEELEEAKKKLAQRLQEAEEAVEAVNAKCSSLEKTKHRLQNEIEDLMADLERSNAAAAALDKKQRNFDKILSEWKQKFEESQVELEASQKEARSLSTELFKLKNAYEESLDHLETFKRENKNLQEEISDLTEQLGGSHKTIHELEKVRKQLDAEKLELQAALEEAEASLEHEEGKILRAQLEFNQVKADYERKLAEKDEEMEQAKRNHLRVVDSLQTSLDAETRSRNEALRLKKKMEGDLNEMEIQLSHANRVAAEAQKQVKTLQGYLKDTQLQLDDMARVNEDLKENIAIVERRNNLLQSELEELRAVVEQTERARKLAEQELIEASERVQLLHSQNTSLINQKKKMEADISQLQTEVEEAIQECRNAEEKAKKAITDAAMMAEELKKEQDTSAHLERMKKNMEQTIKDLQMRLDEAEQLALKGGKKQLQKLEARVRELENELEAEQKRHAESVKGLRKSERRVKELSYQTEEDRKNMVRLQDLVDKLQMKVKAYKRQAEEAEEQANTNLAKFRKVQHELDEAEERADIAESQVNKLRAKSRDIGAKKGLNEE; from the exons ATCGGGAGAACCAATCCATCCTCATCAC CGGAGAATCCGGGGCGGGGAAGACCGTGAACACCAAGAGGGTCATCCAGTACTTTGCTGTCATCGCTGCCATTGGTGACCGTGGCAAGAAGGAGACGGGGGCTCCGGGCAAG GGCACCCTGGAGGACCAGATCATCCAGGCCAACCCTGCCTTGGAAGCCTTTGGCAATGCCAAAACTGTCCGGAATGACAACTCATCCCGATTT GGGAAGTTCATCCGGATCCATTTCGGGGCCACTGGGAAGTTGGCATCGGCTGACATTGAGACCT ACCTCCTGGAGAAGTCCCGTGTCATCTTCCAGCTGAAGGCTGAAAGAAACTACCACATCTACTACCAGATCCTCTCCAATAAGAAGCCAGAGCTACTGG acaTGATGCTGGTGACCAACAACCCCTATGACTATGCCTTCATCTCCCAAGGAGAGACCACAGTTCCATCCATTGATGATGGAGAGGAACTCCTGGCCACAGAT AGTGCTTTCGATGTCCTGGGCTTCACCCCAGAGGAGAAAAACTCCATCTATAAACTGACAGGTGCCATCATGCACTTCGGCAATATGAAGTTCAAGCAGAAACAACGGGAAGAGCAGGCAGAACCGGATGGCACAGAAG AGGCGGACAAGTCAGCTTACCTAATGGGGTTGAACTCGGCTGATCTTCTCAAGGGGTTGTGCCACCCTCGGGTCAAGGTGGGCAATGAGTATGTCACCAAGGGGCAGAATGTCCAGCAG GTGATTTATGCCGTTGGAGCCTTGGCCAAGGCCGTGTATGAGAAGATGTTCAACTGGATGGTGACCAGGATCAACAACTCGCTGGAGACCAAGCAGCCAAGGCAGTACTTCATTGGTGTGCTGGACATTGCTGGCTTTGAGATCTTTGAT ttCAACAGCTTCGAGCAGCTCTGCATCAACTTCACCAatgagaagctgcagcagtttttcAACCACCACATGTtcgtgctggagcaggaggaataCAAGAAGGAGGGGATCGAGTGGGAGTTCATTGACTTTGGCATGGACCTCCAAGCTTGCATCGACCTCATTGAGAAG CCCATGGGAATCATGTCCATCCTGGAAGAGGAATGCATGTTTCCTAAGGCCACGGACATGACGTTCAAGGCCAAGCTCTTTGATAATCACCTGGGCAAGTCGGCCAACTTTGGGAAGCCACGAAACATCAAAGGGAAGCCAGAGGCCCACTTTGCCCTTATCCACTATGCTGGCACAGTAGACTACAACATCATCGGGTGgctgcagaaaaacaaggaCCCCCTCAATGAAACAGTGGTGGGGCTCTACCAGAAGTCAGCCCTGAAGCTCTTGGCCAACCTCTTTGCCAACTACGCTGGGGCTGATGCAC ccatggagaaggggaaaggagctAAGAAGAAAGGTTCCTCCTTCCAGACTGTCTCTGCGCTGCATCGG GAGAATCTCAATAAATTGATGACCAACCTGCGGTCTACCCACCCTCATTTTGTCCGCTGCATCATCCCCAATGAGACCAAGTCTCCTG GTGTGATGAACAATCCCCTGGTAATGCACCAGCTCCGCTGCAATGGGGTGCTGGAGGGCATCCGCATCTGCCGCAAGGGCTTCCCCAACCGCATCCTCTATGGGGACTTCCGCCAGAG GTACCGCATCCTGAACCCCGCTGCCATCCCTGAGGGGCAGTTCATTGACAGTCGTAAGGGTGCCGAGAAGCTCCTGGGATCCCTTGATATTGACCACAACCAGTACAAGTTTGGACACACCAAG GTCTTCTTCAaggctgggctgctggggctgctggaggagatgcGGGATGAGCGCCTGGCCCGGATCATGACTCGCTTGCAGGCCCAAGTCCGTGGTTTCCTCTCTCGTCAGGAGTTCAAGAAGATCCTAGAGCGCAG GGACTCGCTGCTGGTGATCCAGTGGAACATCAGGGCCTTCATGGGGGTGAAGAACTGGCCTTGGATGAAGCTCTACTTCAAGATCAAGCCCTTGTTGAAGAGCGCTGAGACGGAGAAAGAGATGCAG AACATGAAAGAAGAGTTTGGGCGGCTGAAGGAGGCCCTGGAGAAGTCAGAAGCTCGGCgcaaggagctggaggagaagatGGTCTCCATGCTGCAGGAGAAGAATGACCTTCAGCTCCAAGTGCAGGCT GAGCAAGACAACCTGGCTGACGCTGAGGAACGCTGTGACCAGCTGATCAAGAACAAGATCCAGCTGGAGGCCAAGGTGAAGGAGATGACAGAGCGGatggaggatgaggaggagatgAATGCTGAGTTGACAGCAAAGAAGAGGAAGCTGGAGGATGAATGCTCAGAGCTGAAGAAGGACATTGATGACCTGGAGTTGTCATTGGCCAAGGTGGAGAAGGAGAAACATGCCACTGAGAACAAG GTCAAGAACCTCACAGAGGAGATGGCTGGGCTGGATGAGATCATTGTCAAGCTAACAAAGGAGAAGAAGGCCCTGCAAGAATCTCACCAGCAAGCGCTGGATGACCTGCAGGCGGAGGAAGACAAGGTCAACACCCTGACAAAGGCCAAAGTCAAGCTGGAACAGCAAGTGGATGAT CTGGAGAGTTcactggagcaggagaagaagATCCGGATGGACCTGGAACGGGCCAAAAGGAAGCTAGAAGGTGATTTGAAGCTGGCTCAGGAGAGTATCATGGACCTGGAGAATGACAAGCAACAACTGGATGAAAGGCTGAAAAA GAAAGACTTTGAGCTCAATGCCCTCAACGCCAGAATAGAGGACGAGCAAGCAGttgcagcccagctccagaaGAAGCTCAAAGAGCTTCAG GCGCGGattgaggagctggaggaggagttGGAGGCAGAGCGGACAGGCAGAGCCAAGGTGGAAAAGCTACGCTCAGACCTGTCGCGCGAGCTGGAGGAGATCAGCGAGCGGCTGGAGGAGGCGGGTGGGGCCACATCGGTGCAGATTGAGCTCAACAAGAAGCGGGAGGCAGAGTTCCAGAAGATGCGGCGGGATCTGGAGGAGGCCACACTGCAGCACGAGGCCACGGCCGCTGCGCTGCGCAAGAAGCATGCCGACAGTGTGGCCGAGCTCAGTGAGCAGATCGACAACTTACAGCGTGTCaagcagaagctggagaaggagaagagtgAGCTCAAGCTGGAGCTGGATGATGTTGGCTCCAACATGGAGCAATTGATAAAGGCCAAG GCCAACCTGGAGAAGATGTGCCGCACCATGGAAGATCAGATGAATGAGCACCGGACCAAGTCTGAAGAGGCTCAACGCATGGTCAATGACCTCACCACTCAACGAGCCAAGCTCCAGACGGAAAATG GCGAGCTCtccaggcagctggaggagaaagaagcCTTCATCAACCAGATGACGCGAGGGAAACTCACATACACACAACAGCTGGAGGACCTCAAGAGGCAGCTAGAGGAAGAAGTCAAG GCCAAGAATGCACTGGCCCATGCGCTTCAGTCGGCCCGGCATGACTGCGACCTTCTGAGGGAGCAATATGAGGAGGAGACAGAGGCCAAGGCTGAGCTCCAGCGCTCACTCTCCAAGGCCAACTCTGAGGTGGCACAGTGGAGGACCAAGTATGAGACAGATGCCATCCAGCgcactgaggagctggaggaggccAA GAAGAAACTGGCCCAGCGGCTTCAGGAGGCTGAGGAAGCGGTGGAGGCAGTCAATGCCAAATGTTCCTCCCTGGAGAAGACCAAGCACCGACTGCAAAATGAGATTGAAGATCTCATGGCAGACCTGGAGCGGTcaaatgcagcagctgctgcattggacaagaaacagagaaacttTGACAAG ATCTTGTCTGAGTGGAAGCAGAAATTTGAAGAGTCACAGGTGGAGCTGGAAGCATCGCAGAAAGAGGCCAGGTCCCTCAGCACTGAGCTCTTCAAGCTGAAGAACGCCTATGAGGAGTCGCTTGATCACTTAGAGACTTTCAAAAGGGAGAACAAGAATCTCCAAG AGGAGATCTCGGACCTGACGGAGCAGCTGGGTGGCAGTCACAAGACCATCCATGAACTGGAGAAGGTCAGGAAGCAGCTGGATGCTGAGAAACTGGAGCTCCAAGCTGCACTGGAGGAGGCTGAG GCCTCTCTGGAGCACGAGGAGGGAAAGATCCTGAGGGCTCAACTGGAGTTCAACCAGGTCAAGGCAGACTATGAGCGCAAGCTGGCTGAGAAGGATGAGGAGATGGAGCAGGCCAAGCGCAACCACCTGCGGGTGGTGGACTCGCTGCAGACCTCGCTGGATGCTGAGACCCGGAGCCGCAATGAGGCCCTGAGGCTGAAGAAGAAGATGGAGGGTGACCTCAATGAGATGGAGATTCAGCTCAGTCATGCCAATCGCGTGGCTGCTGAGGCCCAGAAGCAAGTCAAAACATTGCAGGGCTACCTCAAG GAcactcagctgcagctggatgaCATGGCACGGGTCAATGAAGACCTGAAGGAGAACATCGCCATTGTGGAGAGAAGAAACAACCTCCTCCAGTCAGAGCTGGAGGAGTTGCGGGCAGTGGTGGAACAGACTGAGAGGGCCCGCAAGTTGGCTGAGCAGGAGTTGATTGAGGCCAGTGAGAGGGTCCAGCTTCTCCATTCACAG AACACCAGCCTCATCAACCAGAAGAAGAAGATGGAGGCAGACATCTCCCAGCTACAGACAGAGGTGGAAGAGGCCATCCAGGAGTGCAGGaatgcagaagagaaggctaAGAAAGCCATCACTGAT GCGGCCATGAtggcagaggagctgaagaAGGAGCAGGACACCAGCGCCCACCTGGAGCGAATGAAGAAGAACATGGAGCAGACCATCAAGGACCTGCAGATGAGGTTGGATGAGGCCGAGCAGCTGGCCCTCAAAGGGGgcaagaagcagctgcagaagctggAGGCTCGTGTGCGGGAGCTGGAGAATGAGCTGGAGGCTGAGCAGAAGCGCCATGCTGAGAGTGTCAAGGGTCTCCGCAAGTCTGAGCGTCGTGTCAAGGAGCTCAGCTACCAG ACGGAGGAGGACCGTAAAAATATGGTCCGGCTCCAGGACCTCGTGGACAAGCTCCAAATGAAGGTCAAGGCCTACAAGCGACAGGCAGAGGAGGCG GAGGAACAGGCCAACACCAACCTGGCCAAGTTCCGCAAGGTGCAGCACGAGCTGGACGAGGCAGAGGAGCGTGCTGACATCGCCGAGTCCCAGGTCAACAAGCTGCGGGCCAAGAGCCGCGACATTGGAGCCAAG AAGGGACTCAACGAAGAGTGA